A genomic stretch from Candidatus Omnitrophota bacterium includes:
- a CDS encoding HAMP domain-containing sensor histidine kinase, producing MVTHLKTEKEERNLTAKETSYREEIPHNLSHMEKMASIGQLSFSVAHEMRNLLGMIRNAAFNIDRALRRSDASVQNNLEIINRSINRAREFIDNLLNLSHASSKTEEVIDVSHIVDNLLSLFSKELEWRKIELYKNYQPLPLFRIDRNALQECLLNLILNAIQSMDEGGIITITLESWKQGLRISIMDEGCGIPEEVQEKIFDRFYTTKRNGQGTGLGLTIARSIAREQGGDITVKSRVGKGSTFSICLPSLAAVPEHPGPR from the coding sequence ATGGTTACTCATCTAAAAACAGAAAAAGAAGAACGAAATCTTACCGCCAAAGAGACATCCTACCGGGAGGAGATTCCTCATAATCTCTCCCACATGGAAAAGATGGCCTCGATCGGTCAACTCTCATTTAGCGTCGCGCATGAAATGCGGAACCTGCTCGGCATGATTCGCAACGCCGCCTTCAACATCGACCGAGCGCTTCGGCGTTCGGACGCTTCCGTACAAAACAACCTCGAAATCATCAATCGAAGCATCAACCGGGCGCGCGAGTTCATCGATAATCTGCTCAACTTATCCCACGCTTCAAGTAAAACGGAAGAAGTGATCGACGTAAGCCATATCGTAGACAATCTCCTCTCTCTCTTTTCCAAGGAATTGGAATGGAGAAAGATCGAATTATATAAGAATTATCAACCTCTTCCTCTGTTCCGGATCGATCGCAACGCCTTGCAGGAGTGCCTATTGAATCTGATCTTGAACGCCATCCAAAGCATGGATGAAGGAGGAATCATCACAATTACTTTGGAATCCTGGAAACAAGGATTGCGGATTTCCATCATGGATGAAGGATGCGGCATTCCCGAAGAAGTGCAGGAAAAAATATTCGACCGATTTTATACTACGAAGAGAAACGGACAGGGAACCGGTTTAGGATTGACGATCGCGCGCAGTATCGCCCGCGAGCAAGGAGGCGATATCACCGTAAAAAGCCGCGTCGGCAAAGGCAGTACGTTTTCGATCTGTCTTCCATCCTTGGCCGCCGTTCCCGAACATCCCGGTCCGAGGTAA
- a CDS encoding LemA family protein gives MRRPILLTIAIIGMLLVFFAVLFFLNVVGWYNNAVGLNEEADQQWGQVQNQYQRRADLIPNLVNTVKGYAEKEEKIFTQIADARSLIGLARSPVERLKAEDEMTGFLSRLLVIAENYPQLKASDNFRDLQAELAGTENRIAQERRRYNQVIQSYNFLVKKFPGRFYAVFFGFEPGEFFEAVSEAQTAPKVDFNEKKE, from the coding sequence ATGCGCCGTCCCATTCTTCTTACTATTGCGATCATAGGAATGCTTCTGGTTTTTTTTGCGGTTTTGTTTTTCCTGAACGTCGTCGGTTGGTATAACAACGCCGTGGGTTTGAATGAAGAAGCGGATCAACAGTGGGGGCAGGTGCAAAACCAATATCAACGCCGCGCCGACCTTATTCCCAACCTGGTCAATACCGTCAAAGGGTATGCGGAAAAAGAGGAGAAAATATTTACCCAGATTGCGGATGCCCGCTCCCTCATCGGTTTGGCGAGGAGTCCTGTCGAACGCCTCAAAGCAGAAGACGAAATGACCGGATTTCTCTCCCGGCTGCTGGTCATTGCGGAAAACTATCCCCAGCTCAAGGCCAGCGACAACTTCCGCGATTTGCAAGCAGAACTTGCGGGCACGGAAAATCGCATCGCTCAGGAACGCCGCCGTTACAATCAGGTTATCCAATCCTATAATTTTCTCGTCAAAAAATTTCCCGGCCGGTTTTACGCAGTCTTTTTCGGATTCGAACCCGGAGAATTTTTCGAAGCGGTTTCCGAAGCCCAAACGGCGCCCAAAGTCGATTTCAATGAAAAGAAGGAATGA